In the Synergistaceae bacterium genome, TCATTTCGAGAGCTTTAACCGGGCAGATGTCCGCACAATTTCCGCAGCCTAAGCAGTCAAGTACATCAACCTGCATTTTGTATTTATACTGTGAAGGTTTCGGCTTGGTGTCGACAGCGTTAAATCCTTCAGGTGCGCTTGCTTGTTCTGCTTCATCAAGTAAGAACGGTCTAATTGCTGCGTGAGGACATACCATTGAACACTGGTTACACTGAATACACTTTGCGCCGTTCCATTCGGGGACATTGACTGCGACTCCGCGTTTCTCGTATTTGCTTGTGCCTGCCGGGAAATGGCCGTCTTCGTAACCGTCAACAAATGCGCTTGCCGGTAGTGTGTTACCCTTCTGAGCGTTGATTGTGTCAACCTGATAGCTGATAAATTCGGGAATCTCTGACGGGAGACCGGGTCTCTTGTGTGCTTTCTCTTCTGCGGTCTTCCATGATTCGGGGACTTTGATTTCGATTAAGCCTGCGAGTCCTGCGTCAACTGCTGAATAGTTCTTCTGTACAACGTCTTCACCCTTTGCGCCGTAAGAATGAACAATTGCTTCCTTCATGAATTTTACAGCGTCATCAATCGGAATAACGTTCGCGAGCTTGAAGAATGCTGACTGCATGATCGTGTTCGTTCTGCTTCCGAGTCCGAGCTTCTGTGCTTCGTCGACGGCGTTAATGATGTAGAATTTGCAGCCGAGATTTGCAAGTTTGCGCTTGAGTGAGGCCGGTAAATGTTCCTCTAGTGCTTCAAGAGTCATCCACTGTGTATTAAGTAAGAACGTTCCGCCCTCTTTCATTCCGTGAAGTAAATCATATTGATTCACGTATTCCTGTTTGTGGCAGGCGATAAAATCTGCGTTGTCGATCAAATATGTTGATTTAATCGGGGATTTGCCGAAACGTAAATGCGACATTGTGATACCGCCGGACTTTTTCGAGTCATAATCAAAATAGCCCTGTGCATACATGTCAGTGTGGTCGCCGATAATTTTAATGCTGTTCTTGTTAGCTCCGACTGTGCCGTCTGAACCGAGTCCCCAGAATTTGCAGCAGACTGTACCCTCTGCAGCAGCGTTGATGTGCTCTGTAGGAATTAATGAAGAGTCATTTACGTCGTCGATGATTCCAAGTGTGAAATTATTGCGCGGCTCGAATAATTTAAGGTTGTCGAAACATGCTTTGAGATCGCTGGGTGTTGTATCCTTTGAGCCGAGTCCATAGCGTCCGCCTACGATTTTAGGTGCTCTGCAATTTCCTGCGAAGAGTGAGCAGACATCTTCATATAACGGGCCTCCGAGTGCGCCGACTTCTTTTACTCTGTCAAGAACTGCGATTGCTTTAACGGTTGCGGGCAGTGCTCTAAAGAAATATTTCGGCGAGAACGGGCGGTATAAATGAACCTCGACAACTCCGACTTTTTCGCCTCTTGCGTTGAGATAGTCAACAGTCTCTTCGATTGCCTGACATACTGACCCCATAGCGATAATGACTCTATCTGCATCGGGTGCGCCGTAATAGTTGAACGGGTGATATTCACGACCGCAAATGCCGCAAATGTCATTCATGTAACCTGCTACGATGTCGGGTACTGCGTCGACGAATGGCTGTGATGCTTCTTTTGCTTGGAAGAAAATATCAGGGTTCTGAGCTGTTCCCTTTGTGTAGGGCTTCTCCGGGCGCATAGCTCTGTCTCTGAAAGCTGCGATTGCGTCATAATCGACTAATTTTGCGAGGTCGTCATAATCGAATGCGTCAACTTTCTGAATCTCGTGAGAAGTTCTGAATCCGTCAAAGAAATTCAATACAGGAACGCTTGATTTAATTGCTGTCAAGTGTGCGACTGCTGCCATGTCGTGAGCTTCCTGAACTGAACCGCCGGCTATCATTGTGAAACCTGTCATTCTTGTTGACATAACGTCGCTGTGATCGCCGAAAATTGAAAGCGCGTGCATTGCGATTGCTCTTGCTGTTACGTGGAAAACGCCCGGAAGTAATTCGCCTGCGATCTTGTACATATTAGGAATCATGAGTAATAATCCCTGTGATGCTGTATAAGTGCTTGCGAGTGCTCCTGCTGATAATGCGCCGTGACAAGCTCCTGCTGCTCCTGCTTCACTCTGCATTTCAGTTACTTTGACTGTATGACCGAAAATATTTTTGCGGCCGTGTGCTGCCCATTCGTCAATATGTTCGGGCATAGGTGATGACGGTGTAATGGGATAAATT is a window encoding:
- the nifJ gene encoding pyruvate:ferredoxin (flavodoxin) oxidoreductase, translating into MAKRNWKTMDGNEAVAHVAYAFSEMATIYPITPSSPMPEHIDEWAAHGRKNIFGHTVKVTEMQSEAGAAGACHGALSAGALASTYTASQGLLLMIPNMYKIAGELLPGVFHVTARAIAMHALSIFGDHSDVMSTRMTGFTMIAGGSVQEAHDMAAVAHLTAIKSSVPVLNFFDGFRTSHEIQKVDAFDYDDLAKLVDYDAIAAFRDRAMRPEKPYTKGTAQNPDIFFQAKEASQPFVDAVPDIVAGYMNDICGICGREYHPFNYYGAPDADRVIIAMGSVCQAIEETVDYLNARGEKVGVVEVHLYRPFSPKYFFRALPATVKAIAVLDRVKEVGALGGPLYEDVCSLFAGNCRAPKIVGGRYGLGSKDTTPSDLKACFDNLKLFEPRNNFTLGIIDDVNDSSLIPTEHINAAAEGTVCCKFWGLGSDGTVGANKNSIKIIGDHTDMYAQGYFDYDSKKSGGITMSHLRFGKSPIKSTYLIDNADFIACHKQEYVNQYDLLHGMKEGGTFLLNTQWMTLEALEEHLPASLKRKLANLGCKFYIINAVDEAQKLGLGSRTNTIMQSAFFKLANVIPIDDAVKFMKEAIVHSYGAKGEDVVQKNYSAVDAGLAGLIEIKVPESWKTAEEKAHKRPGLPSEIPEFISYQVDTINAQKGNTLPASAFVDGYEDGHFPAGTSKYEKRGVAVNVPEWNGAKCIQCNQCSMVCPHAAIRPFLLDEAEQASAPEGFNAVDTKPKPSQYKYKMQVDVLDCLGCGNCADICPVKALEMKPTATQSAEIPNWTFAFEEVADKTDAGDKFTIKGSQFQRPLFEFSGACAGCGETPYAKLITQLFGSRMIVANATGCSSIWGGSAPSMPYTTDANGHGPAWGNSLFEDAAEYGMGMKLSLNVMVNYLTTAAKNLIAMNDVPEEMKAALRGWLDVHEDGEASVAAAAKIDEILDKVCCGCCECGKALCDFSDEAQKEICTLIEYRDYLVKKSVWIFGGDGWGYDIGYGGLDHVLGSGEDVNVLVLDTEVYSNTGGQSSKSTPTAAIAQFAASGKRTRKKDLGRMAMTYGTVYVAQVGMGADKNQLIKALKEAEAHKGPSLVIAYAPCINHGIRAGMGKTQERTKLAVEKGYWHLYRYNPDVEAGKNPFTLDSKAPKSFENESEFVAQYKEFLLGEVRYSALKRGFPDIADELFDKNAAEARERYETYKTLAEIGAQPVEAK